TCATAGATTACCTATCTGATGGAGCAGAGCCTGTTGCAGTAAGTGCGATGGGTGAGAAAATCTATACTAAGAGAGAATCGATAACATTCCTTAACATCAAATTCGATAAGTTCCTAGCTAACTTACGCTCAAGTTGGCTATCTCCAATCAAGGAGAGAAGAATTATCATCGCAGGAACTAAAAAGATGATAGTATACGATGATGTTGATGCATTGAACAAGTTAATTGTTTATGACAAGGGTTTTGATGTAAAAATCGTTGAGAATATGGAATACGAAGACTTTGTTGTAAAAACAAGAATTGGGGACGGCATCATTCCTTCACTCAATCAAGGTGATGCTCTGTTCAACAGTCTTGACCACTTCAGAGACTGCATAGAGAATAATCATGAGTCTGTAACAGGTCCAGACTCAGCAATTAGAATGCTCAAGATTTTAGAAGAAGCAGACAAGCAGCTAATATAGTTTTAAAAAAATATTTCATTTTGATATTTAGATATTGGAGGGGATGTAGTTATGCAATTTATTGATCTACACAGACAGTACGATGTTATAGAGGCAAAGGTAAACGAGAGAATTCAGGAGATTCTTGCACACAAGCATTTCATAGGAGGAGCTGAAGTTGCAGAGCTTGAGAAAAGACTTGCAGAATATGTTGGAGTTAAGCATGTAATCGCTTGCGCAAGTGGTACAGACGCTTTGACAATTCCGCTAATGGCATATGGAATAAAGAAGACTGATGCGGTTTTCGTACCATCGTTCACATTCTTTGCAAGTGGTGAAAGCGTAAGCCTTGCTGGAGGAACACCAGTATTTGTAGATTCATATAGGGATACATTTAATATTAATCCTAAGGCTCTCGAAGAGACCATAGAAAAGACTCTTGCTGAAGGAAAACTTACACCTAAGGGCATTATTGCTGTTGATCTATTTGGACTTCCTGCTGATTTTAATGAGATAAGAAGAATTGCTGACAAGTATAACTTGTTTGTACTAGAGGATGCTGCACAAGGATTCGGTGGAACTATCGGTGGAAAGAAGTCTTGCTCATTCGGTGATGTTGCAGGTACATCATTCTTCCCAGCTAAGCCACTAGGATGCTACGGTGATGGTGGTGCTATATTCACAAACTCAGATGAGCTTTATGCAAAGATGAAGTCCATCCATGTCCACGGACAGGGATCAGACAAGTATGATAACATTCAGATTGGTCTAAACAGCAGACTTGATACCATTCAGGGAGCAGTGCTTATCGAAAAGTTAAATATCTTTGATGATGAGCTAGTTAAGAGAAACCATGTAGCTGATTACTACACAAGGGAACTAAAGGATATAGTAGAGACACCAGTAGTACCTGAAGGTTACGGCTCATCATGGGCTCAGTTCACAATTAAACTAAAGTCAACTGAGGAGAGAGAAAAGCTAATTAAGACACTTAATGACAATGGTATTCCAGCCATGGTCTACTATCCTATTCCAATGCACAAGTCAACTGCATATGCAAGTGCAAATGAAGGAGTAGTACTAGAAGAGTGTGAAAAGCTCAGCAAGACGGTTATGAGCCTTCCTATGCATCCATATCTAACAGACGATGAGCTAAAGATGATTTGTGATGTTGTAAAGAGTACATACTAGAATTTATGAAGAAAAAAGTTTGGATTTTTAATCACTATGCAACTGATACGATGCTAGATCACGGCGGAAGACACTACTGGTTTGCAAAGTATTTGACTAGAGCCGGTTATGACGTGAGGATATTTTGCGCATCGACAGTGCATGATACAGATATAAATTTTGATGTAGGAGAGTCTGGATACTGCGAAAAGATGGTAGACGGACTCAAATACACGCTTATACAGACATCTAATTACGTCGGTAATGGAAAGAGCCGAGTAAAGAACATGTACCAGTTCTATAGGCGTATATTTCGTGTGGTTAAAAATTACGAAAAACCAGATGTAATATTTGCATCCTCAGTACACCCTTTGACCTTGCTAGCAGGTATTAAAATTGCTAAGAAACTAGGTGTTAAGTGTATCTGTGAGGTAAGGGATCTTTGGCCAGAAAGCCTAGTGGAGTATGATATAATCTCCCGAAACCATATAGTTACAAAGCTCATGTATAGAGGGGAAAGAAGTCTATATAAGAAGGCTGAATCCCTTATATTCACAATGCCTGGGGCAGTGAAATATATTGAGGATAGAGGCTGGGGAAAAGACGTGCCAAAGAGCAAGATATATAATATCAACAACGGCATTGATTTAGAAGTTTATAACGAGAACAAACTTAATAAGACTGTTGAGGATAGTGACCTAGAAGATAAGAATTTCAAGAAGGTTTTATACACGGGCTCTCTAAGAGCTGCAAACAAACCAGAAAACTTTATAAAACTAGCGGAATGCCTAGCAGAGGTTTCAGACAATATCAAAATAATAGTTTACGGTGGAGGAGACCAGCTTGAGGTTCTAAGGGCAAAGGTTGCCGAAAAGGGTCTAAATAACATAGTATTCAAGGGCCGAGTAGATAAGGAATACATTCCTTTCATACTAAGTAAAGGCGATCTTAATATGATGGATGGAGATATTGGCGGACTTTCTAAATACGGAATTAGTGGAAATAAGCTATTTGATTATATTGCAAGTGGAAAACCAATAATTATGGACTGCGAAGAAAACGAGTTTGGTATAATAAACTCAAACCAAATAGGAATAGCTAAGAACTTTGAAAATCCAAAGGCAATGGCTGAGACGATAGCCGATATGATTAATGGAGACGAAAAAAGATATGAACTTTGGTGTGAGAATGCAAAGGCTCTTACACTTGAGTTTGATTTCAAGAGACTTACAGATAAATTAATAGAGATAATTGAAAAATAAATAGGCGGAAAAAATAATGCAATTCACCCATTCTTGGTATAAAAACATAATAGAGCTAGCAAAGAAGCAAGGATATTCTTTCTGTGATTACTCTAACTATAATAGATATGATCAGGAAATAATCCTAAGGCATGATGTAGATATGTCGCTAGAAAAAGCTGTTGAAATGGCTAAAATTGAAAATGAACTTGGTGTTTCGTCAACCTATTTTATTCTGATGTTTACAAACTTCTATAATGTTGGAGGAAATAGAGAACGTCATTTGATTAAAGAACTTGTTGAACTAGGCCATAATGTCGGCTTGCACTTTGATGATACGGTATATTGCTCAGAGAAGGATAGAAGAAGTTTTGACTATAGCAAGGCAATTACACAGGAAGCCAGAATACTTTCTGACATAATCGGCGAGAAAGTAAAATTCATGTCAATGCATAGACCAGATAAAATCACTCTCGATATGAATATTAATACCGAGGGAATAATAAATGCCTATGACAAGGTCTTTTTTGATGGAGAAATCAAATATGTATCGGATAGCAGAAGACGCTGGAGAGAGGACATAGATAGCATAATAGCAAATAAGACATATGATAAAATTCAGATGCTCGTTCATCCTCTATGGTATTATGAAAAAGAAATCTCAATTGGAGATGCACTTAAGAAGATAATTGAATCAAGCGTACACGATAGGTTCCTAGCAATAAAAGAGAATATAAGCAATACTGATGAAATATTAAATGAAAAAGATTATATATAGGGTTTTGAGAGATTTCTCAAGGAGGGAATTATGAAATTATCGGAGTTAAATAACTTAATTGATGAAAAGGTAGAGGTCATCTGTGATGGCGAATTTGAATCAGTTATGCTTTCTGGACTTAGATACAATAAAAACTCAAAAACTATAGCATACATATTATCAAAAGCTTTCTTCCAGGAGATAAAGGATGTGGGTGTAAACTGTATAATATGTCCTAGTGCTATAGCTGAAGAAGTTAAGAATGAGTTCAATGGTGGAATATGCATATCAGATGATCCTAAGACGGTATTTTTCCAGGCTCATGAGGCGATATCAAAGAAGACGGTTGAGAAGTTTGATACGATTATAGGAGAAAATTGTAGCATAGCAGAGTCTGCGATTATTTCACCAACGAATGTAAAAATAGGAAACAATGTAGTAATAGATCCACAGGTTGTAATTTACGATGGTGTTGTAATTGATGACAATGTTAGGATCATGAGTGGAACGGTGATTGGATCTCCTGCTTTTTATTACTATGGCGAAGGAGAGAAAAAGAAGCTAGTTTATAGTTCAGGAACAGTACACATATATGAGGGAGCAACGATTCATACCAATGTTACAATTCAGAAAGGTGTAATCGGAGGAGAAACAAAAATCGGAAGATTTTCATCCATAGATAATTGTATAATGATTGGGCACGATACCTGGATAGGAGAAGGGGTTATAGCTGCTGCAAATATTACATTTGGTGGCTGGTCTGAAGTTAAGGATAACACCTTTGTCGGTGTGCAATCTTGTCTAGCTCCAAAAGTTGTTGTAGGAAAGAATTGCAAGATATCCATGGGTGCAGTGGTAACTAAGGATGTTCCTGATAACTCACAGGTGTCAGGTAACTTTGCAATAGATCATAAGATTTATATAGAACACCTAAAATCAATTTTAAATGCGAAATAGAATGGATGAAGATTAGTTTTCTTTCGAAAGAAGGTAAGTATGTTTTTAAGTGACATTATGGAAAAGATGGGCATTCCATTTGAGGTGATTGACGAGAAGCCTGTAAAATCACTTGGTTTAGTGAACTATAACAATGGAGATGCCGTATGTACTTTTGCAGAGAATATTTCTTTTTTAGAATCAGTACCAAAGGGCGTATCAATGCTGATAACAAAGGTAGAAATAGCAGAAGTTCTAAAAAAAGAAACACGAAATTATGGATTTATAATTACAGAACATCCTCGCGTTGCATTCTTTTTGCTTCACAACTTTCTCACTAGGACAGAAGAGTATAGAAGAGGCTTAAGCCCAACTGTTATAGGTGAGAATTGTAATATAAGCAAAATGTCATGTATTGCCGAAAACAATGTTGTTATTGGTAATAATGTAACTATAGAAGAGTTTGTTTCAATCAAAGAAAATACCGTTATAGGTGATAATTCAGTAATTAGAGCTGGCACTATAATAGGTGGAACTGGATTTGAATTCAAGAAAAATGGTAGTGGTGATGAGAGCTTTTTGGTTGAGCATGTCGGCGGTGTAAGAATAGGAAAAAATGTTGAAATTCAGCACAATGTGTGTCTAGATAGAGCAATCTATCCATGGGATGACACAGTTGTAGATGACCATAGCAATATAGATAATCTTGTATATATCGCCCATGGAGTAAAAATAGGAAAGCTTAGCCTTGTTGCATCAGGTGCTACAATAGGTGGACGTTGTAATATCGGTGACAATGTTTGGATAGGACTTGGGGCAATAATTAGAAATGGCATAGATTTAGGAGCGGGTAGCAGAGCAAATATGGGCGCTGTTGTGACTAAATCAGTAGGCGAGGGAGAAGCTGTGAGTGGCAACTTTGCGAGAAATCATGAAGAACTTATAGCGGAGATAAAGAGAAAATAGGATAGTCTATGAGTTTAAAAGTTTTATATATAACATTTACTGACTTTGGAGAACTTTCATCAGGTTCTTCAGTTAGACCGTTTAGAATGTACAATGCACTCGTAAATCTAGGCTACGATGTAAAGCTCTTAGAAGGACAGCAAAATAGAAGAAAAGAAAGGCAAGCAAAGGTAAAAGAAATAATAAACTGGCTTGACGAAAACAAGCCGGATATTTGTTATGTTGAGCCACCTTCTGGTCCTTTTTTTAATCAAATAGATATAAGCCTTTTAAAGAAGGTACATAATATGGGCGTTCCTATTGGATTGTTCTACAGAGATTTCTATTGGAGATTCTCAAAGTGGGCATGGAAGGGAACACCTCTTTGGAAGCAAAGCATTCTTAAAATGATGCATAGAAGAGATCTTGCAGCATTTAAGAAATATTGCGATGTAGTCTATTTCCCTTCACAGGAATGTACAAAAGTTCTTGCTGATGTGAAGTTTAAAGAAATTGGAATATTACCGCCGGGCTGCAATGAACCTAAAGGCGGAGTCAAGCTAGGAGCAAGGGAAATATTTTATGCTGGAGGTGTCAGAGAAGCTGACGGTATGGATGATCTTCTTATTGCCCTAGATAGAATTAACAAAAGTGGACTAGATGTGAAGCTAAATCTTATAACCAAAAAAGAAGAACTAGTTCATATCAAAAATAGCAGTCTACTAGATAGTGATTGGATAGAGGTAATGGAAGCTTCGGGAGAGGCGCTAGAACCTATATATGCAAAATGCGACCTAGGAATACTGCCAAAAAAAAGACATTTCTATATGGATATGGCAATATCGGTAAAGGTTCTAGAGTGCATGAGCCACGGACTACCCATGATATCTACTGACTGTCCAGCCATGGCAAGATTCATAGAGCAAAACGAAAGCGGTATTATTTGCAAAGAAGGTTCAGAAAGTATAGAAGAAGCTATTCGTAAGTATTATACAGACGAAGAACTTTATAAGCGCTTAATCGAGAATGTAAAAAAAGCGGCTCTTAATAACACTTGGGAAAAGAGAATTGAACAGGTAGTTTCGGATCTACTTAATGAAAAAACTAATTAAAAAAAGGAGAAATGATACCATAAGGTATTATCAAATAAACTATGAAGATAATGCATGGAATGCGAGAGGTTGCAGGTCAAGCATACTATTCAGTAAAGGGTCTACGAAGTAATGGATACGATGCAAAGCTCATATTGTGGGATGAATCACCTCTTAAGTATCCGTATGATGAATGTTTGATGATGGTACAAGGGAAAAAATATATGTACCCAATATATGCACTAAAAACATTCGCAAACTTTGTTAAATGTGCTTTTAAATACGATACATATCATTTTCATTTCGGGCATAGTCTTTTACCTTGGAATTTAGACCTGCCTTTTTTGAAGTTATTGAAGAAAAATATTTTCTTCGAGTTTCATGGCTCAGATGTGAGGCAAGAATCAATTGCCTATAGGATGAACCACTACTGGAGAGAGGTTGGGCTAACAAACGAAGAAAAGCTGAGAACAAGAATGCTTAAGCTGGGAAAGTATGCTAAAGCTTTTATTGTTCACGATGATGAACTGCTTCCTCATTTTTCACAGGAGCTAAAACCATATATAGTTCCATTAAGAATAGAGCCAGAGAGATTTACTCCAGAATATCCAGATCCTGCAAAGGGTAAAGTAACTATAGTACACGCACCATCAAACAGAGGTGTCAAGGGAACAAAATACATACATAGTGCTGTAGAAAATCTAAAAAAGAAATACGATATTGAATATATTTTAGTCGAAAATATGACTCAAAATGAAGCTTTCAAGGAGTATCAGAAAGCTGATATTATTGTCGATCAAATACTTGGAGGAAGCTATGGTGTGTTCTCAATAGAAGCCATGGCTATGGGAAAGCCAGTAATCACATACATTACAGATGAAATGATTAAGACTTTTCCAGATGAGCTTCCGATAGTAAGTGCATCACCTTTAAATATACAAGAAGAAATAGAGAAACTGATTAACGACGGACAAATAAGGCACGACTTAGGTGTCAAAGGTCGAAAATATATCGAAACCTACCATGATTGCAAGAAAAACGCAAAAGTGATAGCTAAGATCTATGAGGGGACTGCAAATAAAACAAAGGGAAAGGATGCTTTTGAGGAAGTAAAAGAGCTTTAACTATGAGTGATAGCAAGTTTGGCAATTTCATAAAAGGAAGTGCGATACTAGTACTTGCAAATATGATGATTAAGGCGATAAATTTCTTTCTTTTACCGCTTTATACTAAATATTTGACACCTACAGAACTTGGTATTTCCGATGCTATAACCAATGTGACAGCTATACTTTTGCCTATTCTTATGTTAGGACTTGATTCCGCCTTTAGTGCCTTTTACTTCGATGAGAGAACGGAAGAACATAAGCGCAAAGTATTCAATACATCGCTGGTAACTCTTATAATTGCGGGAATTGTACCGTTTATAATAGCTATATTTAGTAGGGACATTTCACTATGGCTATTCGGTACCGAAAAGCATCAGATTCTAGTTGCAGTGGCGCTCATAACGATAAGCTTTAACCTTTGGTATACACCATATGCGCTATATGCGAGGATGGAAAATCGCATGTTCCTCTTTGCAATGGTAAATGTGAGCGCATCGCTTTTGATGATAGGTTCAAATATAGTATTTGTATCGGTAATGCATCTTGGTGCGTTTGCTTTGATACTGAGTTCTGCTATAGTCCAGCTATTTCAGATGCTCGCATATCTAGTCTTTATGCCGAAGCTATTTAAGTACCAAGAGTACGATAAGCAGCTTCTAAACCAAATGCTAAAGTATTCAATTCCTATAATTCCGACTGCTATTGCAGCTTGGTTTTTGAACCTTTCAGACAGATACATCATATTGCATTACTTTTCTGCTGCAGAGGTGGGAATCTATGGTATAGGCGCTAGATTTAGCTCAGTGCTATCAATTCTATCAAATGCAGTATTTACCGCATATACGACATTTGCCTTTGATAAGAAAGATGATGAGGACGCAAAGTATCAGTATAAGCGAGTGCTTGGCTTTTATTAT
The nucleotide sequence above comes from Eubacterium sulci ATCC 35585. Encoded proteins:
- a CDS encoding aminotransferase DegT is translated as MQFIDLHRQYDVIEAKVNERIQEILAHKHFIGGAEVAELEKRLAEYVGVKHVIACASGTDALTIPLMAYGIKKTDAVFVPSFTFFASGESVSLAGGTPVFVDSYRDTFNINPKALEETIEKTLAEGKLTPKGIIAVDLFGLPADFNEIRRIADKYNLFVLEDAAQGFGGTIGGKKSCSFGDVAGTSFFPAKPLGCYGDGGAIFTNSDELYAKMKSIHVHGQGSDKYDNIQIGLNSRLDTIQGAVLIEKLNIFDDELVKRNHVADYYTRELKDIVETPVVPEGYGSSWAQFTIKLKSTEEREKLIKTLNDNGIPAMVYYPIPMHKSTAYASANEGVVLEECEKLSKTVMSLPMHPYLTDDELKMICDVVKSTY